TGATGGACAGGCGGGGAGGAAAGGCTGTTTCCTTCGATGATGTAAAGGGCAAGATCAAGGCCATCCTTTTTAGCGAGGAAATGGAAAAGGGCGCTAAAAGTTATATTGAAGAATTAAAAGACACTAACGATCTGAAAATTCTCCTCTAATGCAGGCAAGCTTACCTAAAATCGGCATCTCCATGGGAGACCCTGCGGGAATCGGGCCGGAAATAATCCTTAAGGCCCTGACAGATGAAAAGGTTCTGAATACTTGCCTCCCTCTTGTCATCGGTGATAGCGGTGTCCTTCATGAGATGGCCAAAAAGCTGGATATTCCTTTTCCGCTGACCTCACTGGATACCCTTTCAGATTGGCAAGATAATTCTTCTCCTGCCATCCTGTCTCTTACATCGCTTCAGCATGCAGTCTGCGGAGAAGTATCCAAATCATCAGGACATGCCTCGGGCTTGTACATTCAAAAGGCCGCAGAACTTGCCCTTGGCGGTGAAATTGACGGCATTGTTACGGCGCCCATTAACAAGGAATCATTCAATCTGGGAGGTTTTGACTATCCGGGGCATACGGAATTTCTGGCCCACCTTACTAAAACGGAAAATTACGCCATGATGCTCATGGGGGAGACGCTGAGAGTGGTGCTTCTCACCATTCACTGCCCACTCATGGAGGTTGCCGGGAGACTTACCAGGGAAGACACGATAAGGATTATCAGGCTCTCCCATGAA
Above is a genomic segment from Deltaproteobacteria bacterium containing:
- the pdxA gene encoding 4-hydroxythreonine-4-phosphate dehydrogenase PdxA, coding for MQASLPKIGISMGDPAGIGPEIILKALTDEKVLNTCLPLVIGDSGVLHEMAKKLDIPFPLTSLDTLSDWQDNSSPAILSLTSLQHAVCGEVSKSSGHASGLYIQKAAELALGGEIDGIVTAPINKESFNLGGFDYPGHTEFLAHLTKTENYAMMLMGETLRVVLLTIHCPLMEVAGRLTREDTIRIIRLSHETLKTYFAIENPRIALASLNPHAGEGGLFGEEEEQILIPASRMAREEGIDVTEPLPADTLFFSAVRGKYDIVVCPYHDQGLIPLKLLHFEDGVNVTLGLPIVRTSPDHGTAFDIAGKGLAKPESIKAAIFTALTMIRAKKTSQGGIAYEK